Proteins from one Cicer arietinum cultivar CDC Frontier isolate Library 1 chromosome 3, Cicar.CDCFrontier_v2.0, whole genome shotgun sequence genomic window:
- the LOC101488593 gene encoding pectinesterase-like, with amino-acid sequence MSMATTQETLLDKPRKSLPKTFWLILSLVAIISSSALVISHLNKPISFFHLSSAPHLCQLAIDTKSCLTHVSEVSQHQTLPNTKDHKFNTLISLLTKSTTHIKKTMDKANVIKRRVNSPKEELALNDCEELMDLSMDRVWNSVLTLTNNNIDSQQNAHTWLSTVLTNHVTCLDGLEGSSLVVMESDLHDLISRARSSLAVLVAVFPSKDSDGFIEEKLNGDFPSWVTSKDRKLLESSIGDIKANVVVAKDGSGKFKTVVEAVASAPDNGNTRYVIYVKKGIYKENVEIGKKKKNVMLVGDGMDVTTITGSLNVIDGSTTFKSATVAAVGDGFIAQDIGFQNTAGPEKHQAVALRVGADQSVINRCRIDAFQDTLYAHSNRQFYRDSYITGTVDFIFGNAAVVFQKSKLAARRPMSNQKNMVTAQGREDPNQNTATSIQQCDVIPSSDLKPVVSSIKTYLGRPWKKYSRTVVLQSLIDNHIDPTGWAEWNDASKDFLQTLYYGEYLNNGPGAGTSKRVNWPGYHVITSATEASKFTVKQLIQGNVWLKNTGVAFIEGL; translated from the exons ATGAGTATGGCTACTACACAAGAAACTTTGTTAGACAAGCCAAGAAAATCCCTTCCCAAAACATTTTGGTTAATTTTGTCTTTGGTTGCTATCATAAGCTCATCAGCCCTTGTTATTTCACATTTGAATAAACCAATATCCTTCTTTCACCTCTCCTCTGCTCCCCATTTGTGTCAACTTGCAATTGATACAAAATCATGCTTAACTCATGTCTCAGAAGTATCTCAACATCAAACCTTGCCAAACACAAAAGACCACAAATTCAATACTTTAATATCCTTGTTAACCAAGTCAACCACACACATTAAAAAAACCATGGACAAAGCCAATGTTATCAAACGCCGAGTTAACAGTCCTAAAGAGGAACTTGCTTTGAATGACTGTGAGGAACTAATGGACTTGTCAATGGATAGAGTTTGGAACTCAGTGTTGACACTAACTAATAATAACATTGACTCACAGCAAAATGCACACACATGGCTAAGTACTGTGCTTACTAACCATGTAACTTGCTTGGATGGATTAGAAGGTTCATCTCTGGTTGTTATGGAAAGTGATCTTCATGACTTGATATCAAGAGCTAGAAGCTCTCTCGCCGTGCTTGTCGCGGTTTTTCCTTCAAAAGATAGTGATGGATTCATTGAGGAGAAGTTGAATGGAGACTTTCCTTCTTGGGTAACAAGTAAGGATAGGAAACTTTTGGAGTCTTCAATTGGAGACATAAAGGCAAATGTTGTGGTGGCTAAAGATGGAAGTGGCAAGTTTAAGACTGTGGTTGAAGCTGTTGCATCTGCACCAGATAATGGTAATACTAGGTATGTTATCTATGTGAAAAAGGGAATCTACAAAGAGAATGTAGAAattggaaagaaaaagaagaatgtCATGCTTGTAGGTGATGGTATGGATGTAACAACAATCACAGGCAGCTTGAATGTCATTGATGGATCAACCACTTTCAAAAGTGCAACTGTCG CTGCTGTTGGGGATGGGTTTATAGCTCAGGACATTGGATTCCAAAACACAGCAGGCCCAGAGAAGCACCAGGCAGTTGCTCTCCGAGTCGGTGCAGATCAATCCGTCATCAACCGATGCCGCATTGACGCGTTTCAAGACACTCTCTATGCACACTCCAACAGACAATTTTACCGTGATTCCTACATTACCGGTACAGTTGACTTTATCTTCGGGAACGCAGCTGTTGTATTCCAGAAGAGCAAACTCGCGGCCCGAAGGCCCATGAGCAACCAAAAAAACATGGTCACAGCCCAAGGTAGAGAAGATCCAAACCAAAACACTGCAACTTCAATTCAACAATGTGACGTAATACCAAGCTCGGACCTCAAGCCCGTGGTGAGCTCGATCAAAACATACCTAGGCCGTCCATGGAAGAAATATTCAAGGACTGTTGTTCTACAGTCCTTGATAGACAACCACATCGACCCAACTGGTTGGGCCGAATGGAACGACGCGAGTAAGGACTTTCTACAAACATTGTACTATGGAGAATACTTGAACAATGGACCAGGTGCCGGTACCAGCAAGAGAGTGAATTGGCCTGGTTATCATGTTATCACAAGTGCAACAGAGGCTAGTAAGTTTACAGTAAAACAACTCATCCAAGGTAATGTTTGGTTGAAGAACACAGGAGTGGCTTTTATTGAAGGCTTGTAG
- the LOC101515631 gene encoding tyrosyl-DNA phosphodiesterase 1 isoform X1, whose protein sequence is MSSSSSQVGYLVPLNQNLEDEKEEKASIPKLPISKGTNILGRNNLTVSDKRLSRKHLTITASTDGSANLLVEGTNPIVVNSKNKRRKLNSKETITISDGDVIELIPGHHLFKYQVLRRSSSVADNGAHERRRNAVTQKHDKIAVTEKHGYLQSSEEAIRDFHVADDQIPRTFRLLRVQGLPPWANTSCVSISDVIQGDILVAILSNYMVDTDWLVPACPALSKVPSVLVLHGESDERVACIKRSQPANWILHKPPLPISFGTHHSKAMFLVYPRGIRIIVHTANLIYVDWNNKSQGLWMQDFPWKDQNSLSKGSGFENDLVEYLSALKWPEFPVNLPSLGNFSICPSFFKKFDYSDATVRLIASVPGYHSGNGLKKWGHMKLRSVLQECTFDKEFKKSPLVYQFSSLGSLDEKWMVELASSMSAGLSEDKVPLGMGEPQIIWPTVEDVRCSLEGYAAGNAIPSPMKNVEKAFLRKYWAKWKANHTGRTRAMPHIKTFARYNNQNLAWFLLTSANLSKAAWGALQKNNSQLMIRSYELGVLFLSSLSKRGCEFSCTSNVKLSKDKCSAQETSEMKKTKLVTLTGLTRDTTHSSSEVIIQLPVPYELPPLPYSSEDVPWCWDRRYSKKDVYGQLGPRIT, encoded by the exons atgtcttcttcttcctctcaaGTGGGTTACTTGGTTCCTCTGAATCAAAATTTGGaagatgaaaaagaagaaaaagctTCAATCCCTAAGTTACCTATCTCAAAAGGCACAAATATTCTTGGGCGTAACAACCTTACTGTCTCCGATAAGAGGCTTAGCCGCAAACACCTCACTATTACTGCTTCTACCGATGGCTCTGCAAATTTGCTTGtg GAAGGGACAAATCCAATTGTTGTTAATTCTAAGAATAAGAGAAGGAAGCTGAACTCTAAAGAAACAATTACTATTTCTGATGGAGATGTAATTGAGCTCATTCCTGGTCACCATCTTTTTAAATATCAAGTGTTGCGAAGATCTTCAAGTGTTGCAGACAATGGAGCTCAT gaaagaagaagaaatgcaGTGACACAAAAACATGATAAAATTGCAGTGACAGAAAAACATGGTTATTTGCAGTCATCTGAAGAGGCTATTCGTGATTTCCATGTAGCTGATGATCAAATACCTCGCACTTTTCGGCTTTTGCGTGTGCAAGGGTTACCGCCTTGGGCAAATACTTCATGTGTTTCAATAAGTGATGTTATACAG GGGGATATTCTAGTTGCTATCCTTTCAAACTACATGGTAGACACTGATTGGTTGGTTCCTG CATGTCCAGCACTTTCAAAAGTTCCCAGTGTGCTTGTTCTTCATGGTGAGAGTGATGAGAGGGTGGCTTGCATCAAG AGAAGCCAACCTGCAAACTGGATTTTGCACAAACCACCACTTCCAATTTCATTTGGGACACACCATTCAAAGGCCATGTTTCTTGTATATCCTCGAGGAATAAGAATCATTGTACATACAGCAAACTTAATTTATGTAGATTGGAACAATAAAAGCCAAGGTCTATGGATGCAAGATTTTCCATGGAAAGATCAAAATAGTTTGAGCAAGGGATCTGGATTTGAAAATGATTTGGTTGAATATCTCAGTGCACTGAAG TGGCCAGAATTCCCTGTTAATCTTCCATCCCTTGGAAACTTCAGTATATGTCCCTCATTTTTTAAGAAGTTTGACTATAGTGATGCAACG GTTAGATTAATTGCATCTGTACCTGGATATCATTCTGGTAATGGTTTGAAAAAGTGGGGCCATATGAAGCTTCGTTCTGTGCTTCAAGAGTGCACATTTGATAAAGAGTTTAAGAAATCCCCCCTTGTTTATCAG TTCTCCTCCCTTGGCTCTTTAGATGAAAAATGGATGGTTGAACTGGCATCATCAATGTCAGCTGGTCTCTCGGAAGATAAAGTACCCCTTGGTATGGGGGAGCCTCAAATAATATGGCCTACTGTAGAAGATGTCAGATGCTCTCTAGAG GGCTATGCTGCTGGAAATGCAATCCCAAGTCCTATGAAGAATGTGGAAAAAGCATTTTTGAGAAAGTATTGGGCTAAATGGAAAGCAAACCATACTGGTCGCAC CCGTGCAATGCCACATATAAAGACTTTTGCTCGATACAATAATCAGAATCTCGC TTGGTTCTTGTTAACTTCTGCAAATCTGAGCAAAGCTGCTTGGGGAGCTCTTCAGAAGAATAATAGTCAGTTGATGATTCGTTCATATGAG CTGGGTGTGCTCTTTCTATCTTCGTTATCGAAACGTGGATGTGAATTTTCCTGTACTAGTAATGTTAAACTATCCAAG GACAAATGCTCGGCACAGGAAACGTCTGAAATGAAGAAAACTAAACTTGTAACCCTAACTGGGCTTACAAGGGATACTACACATTCATCATCTGAAGTTATCATCCAGTTACCTGTGCCTTATGAGCTCCCTCCCTTGCCCTACTCTTCCGAAG ATGTGCCCTGGTGTTGGGACAGACGATATTCTAAGAAAGATGTCTATGGTCAACTTGGGCCTCGGAT AACATGA
- the LOC101515631 gene encoding tyrosyl-DNA phosphodiesterase 1 isoform X2 produces MSSSSSQVGYLVPLNQNLEDEKEEKASIPKLPISKGTNILGRNNLTVSDKRLSRKHLTITASTDGSANLLVEGTNPIVVNSKNKRRKLNSKETITISDGDVIELIPGHHLFKYQVLRRSSSVADNGAHERRRNAVTQKHDKIAVTEKHGYLQSSEEAIRDFHVADDQIPRTFRLLRVQGLPPWANTSCVSISDVIQGDILVAILSNYMVDTDWLVPACPALSKVPSVLVLHGESDERVACIKWPEFPVNLPSLGNFSICPSFFKKFDYSDATVRLIASVPGYHSGNGLKKWGHMKLRSVLQECTFDKEFKKSPLVYQFSSLGSLDEKWMVELASSMSAGLSEDKVPLGMGEPQIIWPTVEDVRCSLEGYAAGNAIPSPMKNVEKAFLRKYWAKWKANHTGRTRAMPHIKTFARYNNQNLAWFLLTSANLSKAAWGALQKNNSQLMIRSYELGVLFLSSLSKRGCEFSCTSNVKLSKDKCSAQETSEMKKTKLVTLTGLTRDTTHSSSEVIIQLPVPYELPPLPYSSEDVPWCWDRRYSKKDVYGQLGPRIT; encoded by the exons atgtcttcttcttcctctcaaGTGGGTTACTTGGTTCCTCTGAATCAAAATTTGGaagatgaaaaagaagaaaaagctTCAATCCCTAAGTTACCTATCTCAAAAGGCACAAATATTCTTGGGCGTAACAACCTTACTGTCTCCGATAAGAGGCTTAGCCGCAAACACCTCACTATTACTGCTTCTACCGATGGCTCTGCAAATTTGCTTGtg GAAGGGACAAATCCAATTGTTGTTAATTCTAAGAATAAGAGAAGGAAGCTGAACTCTAAAGAAACAATTACTATTTCTGATGGAGATGTAATTGAGCTCATTCCTGGTCACCATCTTTTTAAATATCAAGTGTTGCGAAGATCTTCAAGTGTTGCAGACAATGGAGCTCAT gaaagaagaagaaatgcaGTGACACAAAAACATGATAAAATTGCAGTGACAGAAAAACATGGTTATTTGCAGTCATCTGAAGAGGCTATTCGTGATTTCCATGTAGCTGATGATCAAATACCTCGCACTTTTCGGCTTTTGCGTGTGCAAGGGTTACCGCCTTGGGCAAATACTTCATGTGTTTCAATAAGTGATGTTATACAG GGGGATATTCTAGTTGCTATCCTTTCAAACTACATGGTAGACACTGATTGGTTGGTTCCTG CATGTCCAGCACTTTCAAAAGTTCCCAGTGTGCTTGTTCTTCATGGTGAGAGTGATGAGAGGGTGGCTTGCATCAAG TGGCCAGAATTCCCTGTTAATCTTCCATCCCTTGGAAACTTCAGTATATGTCCCTCATTTTTTAAGAAGTTTGACTATAGTGATGCAACG GTTAGATTAATTGCATCTGTACCTGGATATCATTCTGGTAATGGTTTGAAAAAGTGGGGCCATATGAAGCTTCGTTCTGTGCTTCAAGAGTGCACATTTGATAAAGAGTTTAAGAAATCCCCCCTTGTTTATCAG TTCTCCTCCCTTGGCTCTTTAGATGAAAAATGGATGGTTGAACTGGCATCATCAATGTCAGCTGGTCTCTCGGAAGATAAAGTACCCCTTGGTATGGGGGAGCCTCAAATAATATGGCCTACTGTAGAAGATGTCAGATGCTCTCTAGAG GGCTATGCTGCTGGAAATGCAATCCCAAGTCCTATGAAGAATGTGGAAAAAGCATTTTTGAGAAAGTATTGGGCTAAATGGAAAGCAAACCATACTGGTCGCAC CCGTGCAATGCCACATATAAAGACTTTTGCTCGATACAATAATCAGAATCTCGC TTGGTTCTTGTTAACTTCTGCAAATCTGAGCAAAGCTGCTTGGGGAGCTCTTCAGAAGAATAATAGTCAGTTGATGATTCGTTCATATGAG CTGGGTGTGCTCTTTCTATCTTCGTTATCGAAACGTGGATGTGAATTTTCCTGTACTAGTAATGTTAAACTATCCAAG GACAAATGCTCGGCACAGGAAACGTCTGAAATGAAGAAAACTAAACTTGTAACCCTAACTGGGCTTACAAGGGATACTACACATTCATCATCTGAAGTTATCATCCAGTTACCTGTGCCTTATGAGCTCCCTCCCTTGCCCTACTCTTCCGAAG ATGTGCCCTGGTGTTGGGACAGACGATATTCTAAGAAAGATGTCTATGGTCAACTTGGGCCTCGGAT AACATGA
- the LOC101515631 gene encoding tyrosyl-DNA phosphodiesterase 1 isoform X3 — translation MSSSSSQVGYLVPLNQNLEDEKEEKASIPKLPISKGTNILGRNNLTVSDKRLSRKHLTITASTDGSANLLVEGTNPIVVNSKNKRRKLNSKETITISDGDVIELIPGHHLFKYQVLRRSSSVADNGAHERRRNAVTQKHDKIAVTEKHGYLQSSEEAIRDFHVADDQIPRTFRLLRVQGLPPWANTSCVSISDVIQGDILVAILSNYMVDTDWLVPACPALSKVPSVLVLHGESDERVACIKRSQPANWILHKPPLPISFGTHHSKAMFLVYPRGIRIIVHTANLIYVDWNNKSQGLWMQDFPWKDQNSLSKGSGFENDLVEYLSALKWPEFPVNLPSLGNFSICPSFFKKFDYSDATVRLIASVPGYHSGNGLKKWGHMKLRSVLQECTFDKEFKKSPLVYQFSSLGSLDEKWMVELASSMSAGLSEDKVPLGMGEPQIIWPTVEDVRCSLEGYAAGNAIPSPMKNVEKAFLRKYWAKWKANHTGRTRAMPHIKTFARYNNQNLACLGSSSEE, via the exons atgtcttcttcttcctctcaaGTGGGTTACTTGGTTCCTCTGAATCAAAATTTGGaagatgaaaaagaagaaaaagctTCAATCCCTAAGTTACCTATCTCAAAAGGCACAAATATTCTTGGGCGTAACAACCTTACTGTCTCCGATAAGAGGCTTAGCCGCAAACACCTCACTATTACTGCTTCTACCGATGGCTCTGCAAATTTGCTTGtg GAAGGGACAAATCCAATTGTTGTTAATTCTAAGAATAAGAGAAGGAAGCTGAACTCTAAAGAAACAATTACTATTTCTGATGGAGATGTAATTGAGCTCATTCCTGGTCACCATCTTTTTAAATATCAAGTGTTGCGAAGATCTTCAAGTGTTGCAGACAATGGAGCTCAT gaaagaagaagaaatgcaGTGACACAAAAACATGATAAAATTGCAGTGACAGAAAAACATGGTTATTTGCAGTCATCTGAAGAGGCTATTCGTGATTTCCATGTAGCTGATGATCAAATACCTCGCACTTTTCGGCTTTTGCGTGTGCAAGGGTTACCGCCTTGGGCAAATACTTCATGTGTTTCAATAAGTGATGTTATACAG GGGGATATTCTAGTTGCTATCCTTTCAAACTACATGGTAGACACTGATTGGTTGGTTCCTG CATGTCCAGCACTTTCAAAAGTTCCCAGTGTGCTTGTTCTTCATGGTGAGAGTGATGAGAGGGTGGCTTGCATCAAG AGAAGCCAACCTGCAAACTGGATTTTGCACAAACCACCACTTCCAATTTCATTTGGGACACACCATTCAAAGGCCATGTTTCTTGTATATCCTCGAGGAATAAGAATCATTGTACATACAGCAAACTTAATTTATGTAGATTGGAACAATAAAAGCCAAGGTCTATGGATGCAAGATTTTCCATGGAAAGATCAAAATAGTTTGAGCAAGGGATCTGGATTTGAAAATGATTTGGTTGAATATCTCAGTGCACTGAAG TGGCCAGAATTCCCTGTTAATCTTCCATCCCTTGGAAACTTCAGTATATGTCCCTCATTTTTTAAGAAGTTTGACTATAGTGATGCAACG GTTAGATTAATTGCATCTGTACCTGGATATCATTCTGGTAATGGTTTGAAAAAGTGGGGCCATATGAAGCTTCGTTCTGTGCTTCAAGAGTGCACATTTGATAAAGAGTTTAAGAAATCCCCCCTTGTTTATCAG TTCTCCTCCCTTGGCTCTTTAGATGAAAAATGGATGGTTGAACTGGCATCATCAATGTCAGCTGGTCTCTCGGAAGATAAAGTACCCCTTGGTATGGGGGAGCCTCAAATAATATGGCCTACTGTAGAAGATGTCAGATGCTCTCTAGAG GGCTATGCTGCTGGAAATGCAATCCCAAGTCCTATGAAGAATGTGGAAAAAGCATTTTTGAGAAAGTATTGGGCTAAATGGAAAGCAAACCATACTGGTCGCAC CCGTGCAATGCCACATATAAAGACTTTTGCTCGATACAATAATCAGAATCTCGC CTGCTTGGGGAGCTCTTCAGAAGAATAA
- the LOC101515302 gene encoding gibberellin 2-beta-dioxygenase 8-like yields MEPISEPPFEEAYKILLNKAKTNNCNDFDDDDEFIVIEKCELPLIDLSHLEDKDEMVREECKCEIARASQEWGFFQVVKHGIPNDIFNRLRCEQEKMFKLPFDKKTKEDKFLQFSSGSYRWGTPSATCVKQLCWSEAFHIPLVDVLEPNNESNALRSTIEQFATIASNLAQTLADILAQKMGHDYDSTFFKENCLPNTSYIRLNRYPPCPIASEIHGLMPHTDSDFITILYQDQVGGLQLVKDKKWIAVKPNPGSLIINIGDLFQAWSNGVYKSVKHRVVTNPKVERFSMAYFLCPLNDTVIESCEKPSLYKKFSFREYRQQVGEDVQKLGSKIGLTRFLTHEGTT; encoded by the exons ATGGAACCAATTTCGGAGCCACCCTTTGAGGAAGCATACAAGATCCTCTTGAACAAGGCCAAAACCAACAATTGTAATGATTTTGACGACGACGACGAGTTCATAGTGATCGAAAAATGCGAACTTCCGTTGATCGATCTAAGCCATTTAGAAGACAAGGATGAAATGGTTAGGGAAGAGTGCAAGTGTGAGATAGCTAGAGCTTCACAAGAATGGGGTTTTTTTCAAGTTGTAAAGCATGGAATTCCAAATGACATTTTCAATAGGTTAAGGTGTGAACAAGAGAAAATGTTCAAGCTTCCCTTTGATAAAAAGACTAAAGAGGACAAGTTCTTGCAATTTTCTTCTGGTAGTTATCGTTGGGGAACACCTAGTGCCACATGTGTTAAACAGTTATGTTGGTCGGAAGCGTTTCATATTCCTTTAGTTGATGTATTAGAGCCTAACAATGAATCAAATGCACTTAG ATCAACAATTGAACAATTTGCTACCATAGCATCCAATCTTGCACAAACATTAGCTGACATTCTGGCTCAAAAAATGGGTCATGATTATGATTCAACATTTTTTAAGGAGAATTGCTTGCCCAATACTAGTTATATTCGATTGAACAGATATCCTCCTTGTCCCATAGCTTCTGAGATTCATGGTTTAATGCCACACACTGATAGTGATTTCATCACCATATTATATCAAGATCAAGTAGGAGGTTTGCAATTAGTCAAAGACAAGAAATGGATTGCAGTTAAACCAAATCCTGGTTCTCTTATAATCAACATAGGAGACTTATTTCAG GCTTGGAGTAACGGGGTGTACAAGAGTGTTAAACATCGAGTTGTTACCAATCCAAAAGTAGAAAGGTTTTCTATGGCATATTTCTTGTGTCCTTTAAATGATACTGTGATTGAGAGTTGTGAAAAACCCTCTCTTTACAAAAAGTTTAGCTTCCGAGAATACAGACAACAAGTTGGAGAGGATGTTCAAAAGTTGGGTTCAAAAATAGGCCTAACTAGGTTTCTCACGCATGAAGGTACTACATAG